A genomic segment from Xyrauchen texanus isolate HMW12.3.18 chromosome 21, RBS_HiC_50CHRs, whole genome shotgun sequence encodes:
- the LOC127661325 gene encoding progesterone receptor-like, whose amino-acid sequence MDTVNTSLADSTEIRTGVSDFMQKYTDGRLGPGRISVRNFGDAGSLHSGALGSSSEALTQLSVLDMALGNKTFPDRMNEFLKVEPEQWSAMSSKALKEIDVKDEKEQSLIMETPHNDADLGFSVSTLGSCYDPSERKQQCGYIEDPSTLLSSQVAQKVVEDSSSNFQLDMNQTNALVLPPQRRASPSLGRAMVNFDGTSASPMMPKNDMSKWVVQQSRADSQFWYQSNGNEEHAGYSSPDSFMQRSLTGYTTFPGFPSQRLCVICGDEASGCHYGVLTCGSCKVFFKRAVEGHHNYLCAGRNDCIVDKLRRKNCPACRLRKCYQAGMMLGGRKMKRFGGLKVMGLSPSLMFQSPLALMTEGQSLSSLPCLPALRELQLSPQIISILENIEPQMVFSGFDSSQPELPHLLLNSLNRLCERQLLWIIRWSKSLPGFRNLHINDQMTLIQYSWMSLMVFSLGWRTFQNATNDYLYFAPDLILSHDQLKRSPISDLCLAMQFIPREFANLQVTKEEFLCMKALMLLNTVPLEGLNSQTQFDEMRHNYICELTKAIQMKEKGVVASSQRFYQLTKLMDTMHEIVKKVNLYCLSTYIQADAMKVEFPEMMSEVIASQLPKVLAGMVKPLLFHNK is encoded by the exons ATGGACACCGTGAACACTTCCCTCGCTGATTCCACAGAGATTCGGACAGGAGTAAGTGATTTCATGCAGAAATACACAGACGGGAGATTGGGGCCCGGCAGGATCTCCGTGCGTAATTTTGGAGACGCGGGGTCTCTACACAGCGGCGCGCTTGGATCAAGCAGTGAAGCGCTTACACAGCTTTCAGTCCTTGATATGGCACTCGGTAACAAAACTTTTCCTGATCGCATGAATGAATTTCTGAAAGTCGAACCCGAGCAGTGGAGCGCAATGTCAAGCAAAGCGCTCAAGGAGATAGATGTCAAAGATGAGAAGGAGCAATCTCTGATTATGGAGACACCTCACAATGATGCCGACCTCGGGTTCAGCGTTAGCACTCTGGGCAGCTGCTACGACCCGAGCGAAAGAAAACAGCAGTGCGGGTATATTGAAGACCCCTCAACTTTGCTCTCATCCCAAGTTGCCCAAAAGGTCGTTGAGGACAGTTCTTCTAACTTCCAGTTGGACATGAATCAAACGAACGCACTGGTTTTGCCTCCCCAGAGAAGAGCATCACCTTCTCTCGGTAGGGCTATGGTGAATTTCGATGGAACGAGCGCATCTccaatgatgcccaaaaatgacaTGTCCAAATGGGTGGTACAACAGTCCCGAGCGGACTCTCAGTTCTGGTACCAGTCCAATGGGAACGAAGAGCACGCTGGCTATTCTTCACCCGACAGCTTCATGCAGCGCTCACTGACAGGCTACACCACATTCCCAGG GTTTCCATCTCAAAGACTGTGTGTTATATGTGGAGATGAGGCTTCGGGTTGTCACTATGGAGTTCTTACCTGTGGAAGCTGCAAAGTGTTTTTCAAGAGAGCTGTGGAGG GTCATCACAACTACCTGTGTGCTGGACGCAACGACTGTATTGTTGATAAACTCAGGAGGAAAAATTGTCCTGCTTGTCGTCTTAGAAAGTGCTACCAGGCGGGGATGATGCTTGGAG GCCGTAAGATGAAGCGGTTTGGTGGTTTGAAGGTCATGGGTTTAAGTCCATCGCTAATGTTCCAGAGCCCGTTAGCCCTTATGACTGAGGGTCAATCTCTGTCCTCCCTGCCCTGTCTACCAGCCCTCCGTGAGTTGCAGCTGTCTCCACAGATAATCAGTATTTTAGAGAACATTGAGCCACAGATGGTCTTCTCTGGCTTTGACAGCTCACAACCAGAGCTTCCCCACCTTCTCCTCAACAGTCTCAACAGACTCTGTGAGAGGCAGCTGCTCTGGATTATCAGATGGTCCAAATCTCTTCCAG GTTTTCGCAATTTGCACATCAACGACCAGATGACGCTGATCCAGTATTCTTGGATGAGTTTAATGGTGTTCTCGCTGGGTTGGAGGACCTTTCAAAATGCCACCAATGATTACCTGTACTTTGCTCCAGACCTCATCCTAAGTCA TGATCAGCTGAAGAGGTCTCCGATCTCCGACCTGTGCTTGGCTATGCAGTTCATTCCACGGGAGTTTGCCAACCTTCAAGTGACCAAGGAGGAGTTTCTGTGCATGAAGGCTTTGATGCTCCTCAACACTG TCCCTCTGGAGGGCTTGAACAGTCAGACACAGTTTGATGAGATGAGACATAACTACATCTGTGAGCTTACAAAGGCCATCCAGATGAAGGAGAAAGGAGTGGTCGCCAGCTCTCAGAGATTCTACCAACTCACCAAACTCATGGACACCATGCATGAG ATTGTTAAGAAGGTCAACCTCTACTGCCTGAGCACATACATCCAGGCCGACGCCATGAAGGTGGAGTTTCCAGAGATGATGTCAGAGGTCATTGCGTCACAGCTTCCGAAAGTTCTTGCTGGCATGGTCAAACCCCTCTTATTTCACAACAAGTGA